CAGCAGCGATACCGTGCGGCGCGCGAGGGGGGCGACACCCAGCACCACGGGAAAGGCGATCAGCCAGGCGGTCAGCCACGCGCCGATCCACAAAGCGGTGAAGCTCTCGGCGAAGCCGGCGGCCCGGTAGGTCGAAATGCCGGACACGAGCAACGACATCAGGCCCGAAAGAATCAGGGCGAACAGGGCGGGGGCAAATTTCTTGGGAAGCATGGGGGCTCTCCTGCGTGGGCTCTTCGCCGTGGGCGCGTCAGGCGATGGCCATCGTGCGGCTCAGGCTGACGGCGAAGTGGCGGCCGAACATCCTGGCGGTCTTGATGTCGCCGGATACGAAAGCATCCGCAGGCGCCGCGTGTCCGGCCTGAGCCATCAGCCCCGACCATGAGCCGAGCCGATTCGCCGCTTCGTCGTACGGTACGCCGCTGTGCTGTTCGGGCAGGATGGGATTGCCGACCCAGAGCATTCCGTGCTGCATGCTGAA
Above is a genomic segment from Bordetella genomosp. 11 containing:
- a CDS encoding DUF2798 domain-containing protein; this encodes MLPKKFAPALFALILSGLMSLLVSGISTYRAAGFAESFTALWIGAWLTAWLIAFPVVLGVAPLARRTVSLLVGDR